A stretch of the Strigops habroptila isolate Jane chromosome 15, bStrHab1.2.pri, whole genome shotgun sequence genome encodes the following:
- the SLC31A1 gene encoding high affinity copper uptake protein 1, whose product MNSSMFPATHPPEHHHATTSSGHNHGSDMMMMAMTFHFSYENVPLLFSGLTINTPGEMAGAFVAVFFLAMFYEGLKIARECLLRKSQVSIRYNSMPVPGPNGTILMETHKTVGQQMLSFPHLLQTVLHIIQVVVSYFLMLIFMTYNGYLCIAVAAGAGMGYFFFSWKKAVVVDITEHCH is encoded by the exons ATGAACAGCTCCATGTTTCCAGCCACACATCCTCCTGAGCATCACCACGCAACGACATCGTCAGGTCACAACCATGGATCTGACATGATGATGATG GCAATGACTTTCCACTTCAGCTATGAGAATGTGCCGTTGCTGTTTTCTGGACTTACAATCAATACTCCTGGAG AAATGGCTGGTGCTTTTGTGGCTGTCTTCTTCCTGGCCATGTTTTATGAAGGCCTTAAGATTGCCCGGGAGTGTCTGCTCCGTAAGTCCCAGGTCAGCATTCGCTACAACTCCATGCCAGTGCCAGGTCCCAATGGCACCATCCTGATGGAGACACACAAAACTGTGGG ACAGCAGATGCTGAGCTTCCCTCACCTCCTGCAGACTGTGCTGCACATCATCCAGGTCGTGGTCAGTTACTTCCTCATGCTGATCTTCATGACATACAATGGATACCTCTGCATAGCCGTGGCAGCCGGCGCAGGGATGGgctatttcttcttcagctggAAGAAGGCAGTTGTTGTGGATATCACAGAGCACTGCCATTAA